The Lepisosteus oculatus isolate fLepOcu1 chromosome 4, fLepOcu1.hap2, whole genome shotgun sequence genome window below encodes:
- the LOC107077411 gene encoding SMC5-SMC6 complex localization factor protein 2 isoform X3 — MKERKPLGQTGGNRAITDFYRPKSSSVKDLIPLGTPRRPSSDAKADIYTRPGIRPSDPPMKPRPSDTLPRQSVPTRSPVTEQFSRTTLQDDTPPSCGSTGRHAKVPSVVVKKVHLPTSYSSFKVGENDKITPFSPKAEPSVHRNGHCGGMNGEQMIIQVGPERRSPSSTVLDEYHRERKERWRLKRYHQSTASPGSPHRWVSQHEFFSSENGSLEHKRLSSVSSKSPDGSSALSPKTAETLPCVNKLPTKNIKKRLFCSPSPDRHSLPSVETFHGKRKRDLVSDADGREGKKPCLSESSRGGSDVTKSNNLRPDFAKTVTPSHRAAGRPAPVAKCASWENEHSSARSLPSARESHGINREMKENHRSLSDALKRKAKPIDHKELKTVLLRRMAKVSKGGSSPSSREEGPRRHSNVGTGERAVTQGTSSRLSLSSPEHCHGNNDRVKGSLGETLHKGLLLSPSALKSGQSPPPLTQHCHSPDPEQDSPGGNSSSSPGKSNGSTLETEDPSTTPRPLSASTEHQGGQGRGSEDRASLEEWWESMDMSVSTCLPSSDSESEDEGLLSLEELLARSTRPPATPEKSSYSEPSTPVSSAPDLLANTRPLSYKNSLERLLKEKEQDQRVKDIEMKLILSCKEDILKLTEEVESGADEEESILQEHRDFVQKFSIIPNAIPDLHPGEEIFTLSNFGKLFNQHSLDLRKCGVILQNDTQKIFMQVGPDEQTFLISLGLLSTAYHTVPCHPTMSRWLFKMMSVHPDRRISTQILCGMKDIAVHAACQIVERKSRRFLVWTPSIQDVLMVFLNMGASFASLFPLETLQPNFSEGDLIPEVKTRTKDLANGKEHCLNFFPEHNFVNVIKYLVVCTSLCPKAYSDRELLLLLSVVCRVSLEKQLCLLPVKNVSCLLHYLLKNMRDWDTQLPQVCLTVTDLAHHHHNLRRLVHILPDSRRGKLLRKHLSLSVISKILNNRCTYEPKNAELQLSELRPFLSRMKPSSLSRNIAAEKRREAVGEGDQVEAESSAGIDQQAYYLCSSLLALTNEVSNYDSIPPEQRDQLRILSAELDKHIKCDIRESDKLLYRSKVKDFVARIYTRWQVLLQKSRPQQGKLYDYWEPPPEDAVPHSIEEEEEQKELLTTKDSPQMGLEEAGASPVEVERSLPSCGLDHFF, encoded by the exons GAATCGAGCCATTACAGATTTCTACAGACCCAAAAGTAGTTCAG TGAAAGATCTCATCCCGCTTGGTACTCCCCGGCGCCCGAGCAGTGATGCCAAAGCGGATATCTACACCAGACCAGGCATCCGGCCCTCTGATCCCCCTATGAAACCCAGACCAAGTGACACTCTCCCAAGGCAGAGTGTGCCCACCAGAAGCCCGGTCACAGAGCAGTTCAGTAGAACTACACTTCAGGATGATACACCGCCAAGCTGTGGGTCCACAGGAAGACATGCCAAAGTCCCCAGCGTGGTTGTGAAAAAGGTCCATCTTCCTACTTCATATTCGTCGTTCAAAGTTGGAGAGAATGACAAGATCACCCCCTTCTCCCCGAAGGCAGAGCCGTCTGTCCACAGGAATGGCCATTGTGGTGGCATGAATGGAGAGCAGATGATCATCCAG GTGGGACCCGAGCGAAGGAGCCCCAGTAGCACCGTCTTGGACGAGTACCACAGAGAAAGGAAGGAGAGGTGGAGGCTGAAGAGGTATCACCAGTCAACGGCCAGCCCTGGGTCGCCTCACCGCTGGGTCAGTCAGCATGAGTTCTTCTCTTCT GAAAATGGGTCGTTAGAACACAAGAGATTATCTTCTGTTTCTAGCAAATCTCCAG ATGGCAGTTCAGCTCTGTCTCCGAAGACTGCAGAGACTTTGCCGTGTGTAAATAAGCTGCCTACAAAGAACATCAAGAAACGTCTGTTCTGTTCTCCCTCCCCTGACCGTCACTCCCTGCCCTCAGTGGAGACATTTCATGGGAAGAGGAAGAGAGACCTGGTCTCGGATGCCGACGGCAGGGAGGGAAAGAAGCCTTGTCTCTCAGAATCTAGCAGAGGAGGCAGCGATGTGACCAAATCCAATAACTTGAGGCCGGATTTTGCCAAGACAGTGACGCCTTCCCACAGAGCTGCTGGCAGGCCAGCCCCTGTGGCGAAGTGTGCCAGCTGGGAGAATGAGCACTCTTCTGCCCGCTCCCTGCCCAGTGCGAGAGAGAGTCACGGGATTAACAGGGAGATGAAGGAGAACCATAGATCCCTTTCTGATGCCCTGAAACGAAAAGCAAAACCTATCGACCATAAAGAGTTGAAAACTGTTTTGTTGCGTCGGATGGCTAAAGTGAGCAAAGGGGGATCGAGCCCTTCTTCCAGAGAGGAGGGCCCCAGGCGGCATTCAAATGTAGGCACTGGAGAACGCGCTGTCACACAGGGGACCAGCTCCCGgctgtctctctccagcccCGAGCACTGCCATGGTAATAACGACAGAGTAAAAGGGTCTTTGGGCGAGACTTTGCACAAGGGTTTGTTGCTTTCTCCCTCTGCCCTAAAGTCAGGACAGAGCCCTCCACCTCTGACCCAGCACTGCCATTCACCAGATCCTGAGCAGGACTCTCCTGGTGGCAATTCCAGTTCTTCTCCAGGAAAAAGCAATGGTAGTACTTTAGAGACTGAGGATCCTTCCACGACGCCACGCCCCCTTTCTGCCAGCACGGAGCACCAGGGCGGCCAAGGGAGAGGCTCCGAGGATAGGGCTTCTTTGGAAGAGTGGTGGGAAAGCATGGACATGAGTGTGAGCACCTGCCTGCCCAGCAGTGATAGCGAGAGTGAGGATGAGGGCCTGTTGTCTCTGGAGGAGCTCCTGGCCAGGAGCACCCGGCCCCCGGCCACACCAGAGAAGAGCTCCTACTCCGAGCCAAGCACGCCTGTGTCCTCTGCACCG GACCTGCTGGCCAACACCCGACCGTTAAGTTACAAAAACAGCCTGGAGCGCCTGCTGAAGGAAAAAGAGCAAGACCAGAG GGTGAAGGACATTGAGATGAAATTAATACTGTCCTGCAAGGAGGACATCCTGAAGCTGACAGAGGAGGTAGAGAGTGGTGCTGACGAAGAGGAGAGTATATTGCAAGAGCACAG GGATTTTGTCCAGAAGTTTTCCATTATTCCCAACGCCATTCCCGATCTGCATCCAGGAGAGGAGATCTTCACGCTGTCAAATTTCGGGAAGCTCTTCAACCAGCACAGCCTGGACCTCAGGAAATGTGGAGTGATTCTGCAGAATGACACCCAGAAAATCTTTATGCA AGTCGGGCCTGATGAGCAGACCTTCCTCATCAGCCTGGGCCTGTTGTCAACGGCCTACCACACTGTGCCCTGCCACCCCACCATGTCTAGATGGCTGTTCAAG ATGATGTCTGTCCATCCAGACAGGAGGATTTCTACACAGATCCTTTGTGGGATGAAGGACATAGCTGTTCATGCTGCTTGTCAGATAG TGGAAAGGAAAAGCCGAAGGTTCCTAGTCTGGACACCCTCCATTCAGGACGTGCTGATGGTCTTCCTCAACATGGGAGCCTCCTTCGCCAGTCTCTTCCCCCTGGAGACCCTGCAGCCCAACTTCTCTGAGGGGGACCTTAT ACCTGAGGTGAAAACCAGGACAAAAGATTTGGCAAATGGCAAGGAACACTGTCTGAACTTCTTTCCAGAGCACAACTTTGTTAATGTAATCAAG TACCTGGTGGTGTGCACATCGCTGTGCCCTAAGGCCTACAGTGACCGggagctgctgctgctactgTCTGTAGTGTGTAGGGTGAGCCTGGAGAAACAGCTCTGCCTGCTCCCCGTGAAGAACGTGAGCTGTCTACTGCACTACCTGCTCAAGAACATGAGGGACTGGGACACTCAG ttaccTCAGGTTTGTCTGACTGTGACTGACCTAGCGCACCACCACCACAACCTGCGCAGGCTGGTCCATATTCTGCCTGATAGTAGGCGTGGCAA GCTACTCAGGAAGCATTTAAGCCTATCTGTCATCTCTAAGATTTTGAACAACAGATGCACATACGAGCCCAAAAATGCCGAGCTACAG CTGTCAGAGCTGCGCCCTTTCTTGTCCCGGATGAAGCCCTCATCTTTGTCCAGAAACATTGCAGCCGAGAAGAGGAGGGAGGCTGTGGGGGAGGGGGACCAGGTTGAGGCCGAGAGCTCAGCAGGCATTGACCAGCAG GCCTATTACCTCTGCAGCAGCCTGCTGGCCTTAACAAATGAAGTGTCTAATTATGATTCCATTCCTCCTGAACAGAGG GATCAGCTGCGGATCCTGTCCGCTGAACTGGACAAACACATCAAGTGTGATATCAGGGAGAGTGATAAGCTCCTGTACAGGAGCAAG GTAAAGGACTTTGTTGCTCGGATCTACACAAGGTGGCAAGTTCTCCTTCAGAAATCCAGACCTCAGCAG GGCAAGCTGTATGACTACTGGGAGCCTCCACCAGAGGATGCCGTGCCACACAGTAtcgaggaagaggaagagcagAAAGAGCTGCTCACCACAAAAGACTCACCGCAGATGGGACTGGAGGAAGCTGGTGCAAGCCCTGTGGAGGTCGAGAGGTCTCTTCCCTCATGCGGACTTGATCATTTCTTCTAA
- the LOC107077411 gene encoding SMC5-SMC6 complex localization factor protein 2 isoform X1, which translates to MTHQEQEGCLTIQDSGTPPKIKTMTDLSRLRKYLSTVVKDLIPLGTPRRPSSDAKADIYTRPGIRPSDPPMKPRPSDTLPRQSVPTRSPVTEQFSRTTLQDDTPPSCGSTGRHAKVPSVVVKKVHLPTSYSSFKVGENDKITPFSPKAEPSVHRNGHCGGMNGEQMIIQVGPERRSPSSTVLDEYHRERKERWRLKRYHQSTASPGSPHRWVSQHEFFSSENGSLEHKRLSSVSSKSPDGSSALSPKTAETLPCVNKLPTKNIKKRLFCSPSPDRHSLPSVETFHGKRKRDLVSDADGREGKKPCLSESSRGGSDVTKSNNLRPDFAKTVTPSHRAAGRPAPVAKCASWENEHSSARSLPSARESHGINREMKENHRSLSDALKRKAKPIDHKELKTVLLRRMAKVSKGGSSPSSREEGPRRHSNVGTGERAVTQGTSSRLSLSSPEHCHGNNDRVKGSLGETLHKGLLLSPSALKSGQSPPPLTQHCHSPDPEQDSPGGNSSSSPGKSNGSTLETEDPSTTPRPLSASTEHQGGQGRGSEDRASLEEWWESMDMSVSTCLPSSDSESEDEGLLSLEELLARSTRPPATPEKSSYSEPSTPVSSAPDLLANTRPLSYKNSLERLLKEKEQDQRVKDIEMKLILSCKEDILKLTEEVESGADEEESILQEHRDFVQKFSIIPNAIPDLHPGEEIFTLSNFGKLFNQHSLDLRKCGVILQNDTQKIFMQVGPDEQTFLISLGLLSTAYHTVPCHPTMSRWLFKMMSVHPDRRISTQILCGMKDIAVHAACQIVERKSRRFLVWTPSIQDVLMVFLNMGASFASLFPLETLQPNFSEGDLIPEVKTRTKDLANGKEHCLNFFPEHNFVNVIKYLVVCTSLCPKAYSDRELLLLLSVVCRVSLEKQLCLLPVKNVSCLLHYLLKNMRDWDTQLPQVCLTVTDLAHHHHNLRRLVHILPDSRRGKLLRKHLSLSVISKILNNRCTYEPKNAELQLSELRPFLSRMKPSSLSRNIAAEKRREAVGEGDQVEAESSAGIDQQAYYLCSSLLALTNEVSNYDSIPPEQRDQLRILSAELDKHIKCDIRESDKLLYRSKVKDFVARIYTRWQVLLQKSRPQQGKLYDYWEPPPEDAVPHSIEEEEEQKELLTTKDSPQMGLEEAGASPVEVERSLPSCGLDHFF; encoded by the exons ATGACCCACCAGGAGCAAGAGGGTTGCCTCACCATCCAAGACAGTGGCACTCccccaaaaataaaaacgatgaCTGACCTCAGTCGCCTCCGAAAATACCTCTCCACCGTGG TGAAAGATCTCATCCCGCTTGGTACTCCCCGGCGCCCGAGCAGTGATGCCAAAGCGGATATCTACACCAGACCAGGCATCCGGCCCTCTGATCCCCCTATGAAACCCAGACCAAGTGACACTCTCCCAAGGCAGAGTGTGCCCACCAGAAGCCCGGTCACAGAGCAGTTCAGTAGAACTACACTTCAGGATGATACACCGCCAAGCTGTGGGTCCACAGGAAGACATGCCAAAGTCCCCAGCGTGGTTGTGAAAAAGGTCCATCTTCCTACTTCATATTCGTCGTTCAAAGTTGGAGAGAATGACAAGATCACCCCCTTCTCCCCGAAGGCAGAGCCGTCTGTCCACAGGAATGGCCATTGTGGTGGCATGAATGGAGAGCAGATGATCATCCAG GTGGGACCCGAGCGAAGGAGCCCCAGTAGCACCGTCTTGGACGAGTACCACAGAGAAAGGAAGGAGAGGTGGAGGCTGAAGAGGTATCACCAGTCAACGGCCAGCCCTGGGTCGCCTCACCGCTGGGTCAGTCAGCATGAGTTCTTCTCTTCT GAAAATGGGTCGTTAGAACACAAGAGATTATCTTCTGTTTCTAGCAAATCTCCAG ATGGCAGTTCAGCTCTGTCTCCGAAGACTGCAGAGACTTTGCCGTGTGTAAATAAGCTGCCTACAAAGAACATCAAGAAACGTCTGTTCTGTTCTCCCTCCCCTGACCGTCACTCCCTGCCCTCAGTGGAGACATTTCATGGGAAGAGGAAGAGAGACCTGGTCTCGGATGCCGACGGCAGGGAGGGAAAGAAGCCTTGTCTCTCAGAATCTAGCAGAGGAGGCAGCGATGTGACCAAATCCAATAACTTGAGGCCGGATTTTGCCAAGACAGTGACGCCTTCCCACAGAGCTGCTGGCAGGCCAGCCCCTGTGGCGAAGTGTGCCAGCTGGGAGAATGAGCACTCTTCTGCCCGCTCCCTGCCCAGTGCGAGAGAGAGTCACGGGATTAACAGGGAGATGAAGGAGAACCATAGATCCCTTTCTGATGCCCTGAAACGAAAAGCAAAACCTATCGACCATAAAGAGTTGAAAACTGTTTTGTTGCGTCGGATGGCTAAAGTGAGCAAAGGGGGATCGAGCCCTTCTTCCAGAGAGGAGGGCCCCAGGCGGCATTCAAATGTAGGCACTGGAGAACGCGCTGTCACACAGGGGACCAGCTCCCGgctgtctctctccagcccCGAGCACTGCCATGGTAATAACGACAGAGTAAAAGGGTCTTTGGGCGAGACTTTGCACAAGGGTTTGTTGCTTTCTCCCTCTGCCCTAAAGTCAGGACAGAGCCCTCCACCTCTGACCCAGCACTGCCATTCACCAGATCCTGAGCAGGACTCTCCTGGTGGCAATTCCAGTTCTTCTCCAGGAAAAAGCAATGGTAGTACTTTAGAGACTGAGGATCCTTCCACGACGCCACGCCCCCTTTCTGCCAGCACGGAGCACCAGGGCGGCCAAGGGAGAGGCTCCGAGGATAGGGCTTCTTTGGAAGAGTGGTGGGAAAGCATGGACATGAGTGTGAGCACCTGCCTGCCCAGCAGTGATAGCGAGAGTGAGGATGAGGGCCTGTTGTCTCTGGAGGAGCTCCTGGCCAGGAGCACCCGGCCCCCGGCCACACCAGAGAAGAGCTCCTACTCCGAGCCAAGCACGCCTGTGTCCTCTGCACCG GACCTGCTGGCCAACACCCGACCGTTAAGTTACAAAAACAGCCTGGAGCGCCTGCTGAAGGAAAAAGAGCAAGACCAGAG GGTGAAGGACATTGAGATGAAATTAATACTGTCCTGCAAGGAGGACATCCTGAAGCTGACAGAGGAGGTAGAGAGTGGTGCTGACGAAGAGGAGAGTATATTGCAAGAGCACAG GGATTTTGTCCAGAAGTTTTCCATTATTCCCAACGCCATTCCCGATCTGCATCCAGGAGAGGAGATCTTCACGCTGTCAAATTTCGGGAAGCTCTTCAACCAGCACAGCCTGGACCTCAGGAAATGTGGAGTGATTCTGCAGAATGACACCCAGAAAATCTTTATGCA AGTCGGGCCTGATGAGCAGACCTTCCTCATCAGCCTGGGCCTGTTGTCAACGGCCTACCACACTGTGCCCTGCCACCCCACCATGTCTAGATGGCTGTTCAAG ATGATGTCTGTCCATCCAGACAGGAGGATTTCTACACAGATCCTTTGTGGGATGAAGGACATAGCTGTTCATGCTGCTTGTCAGATAG TGGAAAGGAAAAGCCGAAGGTTCCTAGTCTGGACACCCTCCATTCAGGACGTGCTGATGGTCTTCCTCAACATGGGAGCCTCCTTCGCCAGTCTCTTCCCCCTGGAGACCCTGCAGCCCAACTTCTCTGAGGGGGACCTTAT ACCTGAGGTGAAAACCAGGACAAAAGATTTGGCAAATGGCAAGGAACACTGTCTGAACTTCTTTCCAGAGCACAACTTTGTTAATGTAATCAAG TACCTGGTGGTGTGCACATCGCTGTGCCCTAAGGCCTACAGTGACCGggagctgctgctgctactgTCTGTAGTGTGTAGGGTGAGCCTGGAGAAACAGCTCTGCCTGCTCCCCGTGAAGAACGTGAGCTGTCTACTGCACTACCTGCTCAAGAACATGAGGGACTGGGACACTCAG ttaccTCAGGTTTGTCTGACTGTGACTGACCTAGCGCACCACCACCACAACCTGCGCAGGCTGGTCCATATTCTGCCTGATAGTAGGCGTGGCAA GCTACTCAGGAAGCATTTAAGCCTATCTGTCATCTCTAAGATTTTGAACAACAGATGCACATACGAGCCCAAAAATGCCGAGCTACAG CTGTCAGAGCTGCGCCCTTTCTTGTCCCGGATGAAGCCCTCATCTTTGTCCAGAAACATTGCAGCCGAGAAGAGGAGGGAGGCTGTGGGGGAGGGGGACCAGGTTGAGGCCGAGAGCTCAGCAGGCATTGACCAGCAG GCCTATTACCTCTGCAGCAGCCTGCTGGCCTTAACAAATGAAGTGTCTAATTATGATTCCATTCCTCCTGAACAGAGG GATCAGCTGCGGATCCTGTCCGCTGAACTGGACAAACACATCAAGTGTGATATCAGGGAGAGTGATAAGCTCCTGTACAGGAGCAAG GTAAAGGACTTTGTTGCTCGGATCTACACAAGGTGGCAAGTTCTCCTTCAGAAATCCAGACCTCAGCAG GGCAAGCTGTATGACTACTGGGAGCCTCCACCAGAGGATGCCGTGCCACACAGTAtcgaggaagaggaagagcagAAAGAGCTGCTCACCACAAAAGACTCACCGCAGATGGGACTGGAGGAAGCTGGTGCAAGCCCTGTGGAGGTCGAGAGGTCTCTTCCCTCATGCGGACTTGATCATTTCTTCTAA
- the LOC107077411 gene encoding SMC5-SMC6 complex localization factor protein 2 isoform X2 — translation MTHQEQEGCLTIQDSGTPPKIKTMTDLSRLRKYLSTVVKDLIPLGTPRRPSSDAKADIYTRPGIRPSDPPMKPRPSDTLPRQSVPTRSPVTEQFSRTTLQDDTPPSCGSTGRHAKVPSVVVKKVHLPTSYSSFKVGENDKITPFSPKAEPSVHRNGHCGGMNGEQMIIQVGPERRSPSSTVLDEYHRERKERWRLKRYHQSTASPGSPHRWENGSLEHKRLSSVSSKSPDGSSALSPKTAETLPCVNKLPTKNIKKRLFCSPSPDRHSLPSVETFHGKRKRDLVSDADGREGKKPCLSESSRGGSDVTKSNNLRPDFAKTVTPSHRAAGRPAPVAKCASWENEHSSARSLPSARESHGINREMKENHRSLSDALKRKAKPIDHKELKTVLLRRMAKVSKGGSSPSSREEGPRRHSNVGTGERAVTQGTSSRLSLSSPEHCHGNNDRVKGSLGETLHKGLLLSPSALKSGQSPPPLTQHCHSPDPEQDSPGGNSSSSPGKSNGSTLETEDPSTTPRPLSASTEHQGGQGRGSEDRASLEEWWESMDMSVSTCLPSSDSESEDEGLLSLEELLARSTRPPATPEKSSYSEPSTPVSSAPDLLANTRPLSYKNSLERLLKEKEQDQRVKDIEMKLILSCKEDILKLTEEVESGADEEESILQEHRDFVQKFSIIPNAIPDLHPGEEIFTLSNFGKLFNQHSLDLRKCGVILQNDTQKIFMQVGPDEQTFLISLGLLSTAYHTVPCHPTMSRWLFKMMSVHPDRRISTQILCGMKDIAVHAACQIVERKSRRFLVWTPSIQDVLMVFLNMGASFASLFPLETLQPNFSEGDLIPEVKTRTKDLANGKEHCLNFFPEHNFVNVIKYLVVCTSLCPKAYSDRELLLLLSVVCRVSLEKQLCLLPVKNVSCLLHYLLKNMRDWDTQLPQVCLTVTDLAHHHHNLRRLVHILPDSRRGKLLRKHLSLSVISKILNNRCTYEPKNAELQLSELRPFLSRMKPSSLSRNIAAEKRREAVGEGDQVEAESSAGIDQQAYYLCSSLLALTNEVSNYDSIPPEQRDQLRILSAELDKHIKCDIRESDKLLYRSKVKDFVARIYTRWQVLLQKSRPQQGKLYDYWEPPPEDAVPHSIEEEEEQKELLTTKDSPQMGLEEAGASPVEVERSLPSCGLDHFF, via the exons ATGACCCACCAGGAGCAAGAGGGTTGCCTCACCATCCAAGACAGTGGCACTCccccaaaaataaaaacgatgaCTGACCTCAGTCGCCTCCGAAAATACCTCTCCACCGTGG TGAAAGATCTCATCCCGCTTGGTACTCCCCGGCGCCCGAGCAGTGATGCCAAAGCGGATATCTACACCAGACCAGGCATCCGGCCCTCTGATCCCCCTATGAAACCCAGACCAAGTGACACTCTCCCAAGGCAGAGTGTGCCCACCAGAAGCCCGGTCACAGAGCAGTTCAGTAGAACTACACTTCAGGATGATACACCGCCAAGCTGTGGGTCCACAGGAAGACATGCCAAAGTCCCCAGCGTGGTTGTGAAAAAGGTCCATCTTCCTACTTCATATTCGTCGTTCAAAGTTGGAGAGAATGACAAGATCACCCCCTTCTCCCCGAAGGCAGAGCCGTCTGTCCACAGGAATGGCCATTGTGGTGGCATGAATGGAGAGCAGATGATCATCCAG GTGGGACCCGAGCGAAGGAGCCCCAGTAGCACCGTCTTGGACGAGTACCACAGAGAAAGGAAGGAGAGGTGGAGGCTGAAGAGGTATCACCAGTCAACGGCCAGCCCTGGGTCGCCTCACCGCTGG GAAAATGGGTCGTTAGAACACAAGAGATTATCTTCTGTTTCTAGCAAATCTCCAG ATGGCAGTTCAGCTCTGTCTCCGAAGACTGCAGAGACTTTGCCGTGTGTAAATAAGCTGCCTACAAAGAACATCAAGAAACGTCTGTTCTGTTCTCCCTCCCCTGACCGTCACTCCCTGCCCTCAGTGGAGACATTTCATGGGAAGAGGAAGAGAGACCTGGTCTCGGATGCCGACGGCAGGGAGGGAAAGAAGCCTTGTCTCTCAGAATCTAGCAGAGGAGGCAGCGATGTGACCAAATCCAATAACTTGAGGCCGGATTTTGCCAAGACAGTGACGCCTTCCCACAGAGCTGCTGGCAGGCCAGCCCCTGTGGCGAAGTGTGCCAGCTGGGAGAATGAGCACTCTTCTGCCCGCTCCCTGCCCAGTGCGAGAGAGAGTCACGGGATTAACAGGGAGATGAAGGAGAACCATAGATCCCTTTCTGATGCCCTGAAACGAAAAGCAAAACCTATCGACCATAAAGAGTTGAAAACTGTTTTGTTGCGTCGGATGGCTAAAGTGAGCAAAGGGGGATCGAGCCCTTCTTCCAGAGAGGAGGGCCCCAGGCGGCATTCAAATGTAGGCACTGGAGAACGCGCTGTCACACAGGGGACCAGCTCCCGgctgtctctctccagcccCGAGCACTGCCATGGTAATAACGACAGAGTAAAAGGGTCTTTGGGCGAGACTTTGCACAAGGGTTTGTTGCTTTCTCCCTCTGCCCTAAAGTCAGGACAGAGCCCTCCACCTCTGACCCAGCACTGCCATTCACCAGATCCTGAGCAGGACTCTCCTGGTGGCAATTCCAGTTCTTCTCCAGGAAAAAGCAATGGTAGTACTTTAGAGACTGAGGATCCTTCCACGACGCCACGCCCCCTTTCTGCCAGCACGGAGCACCAGGGCGGCCAAGGGAGAGGCTCCGAGGATAGGGCTTCTTTGGAAGAGTGGTGGGAAAGCATGGACATGAGTGTGAGCACCTGCCTGCCCAGCAGTGATAGCGAGAGTGAGGATGAGGGCCTGTTGTCTCTGGAGGAGCTCCTGGCCAGGAGCACCCGGCCCCCGGCCACACCAGAGAAGAGCTCCTACTCCGAGCCAAGCACGCCTGTGTCCTCTGCACCG GACCTGCTGGCCAACACCCGACCGTTAAGTTACAAAAACAGCCTGGAGCGCCTGCTGAAGGAAAAAGAGCAAGACCAGAG GGTGAAGGACATTGAGATGAAATTAATACTGTCCTGCAAGGAGGACATCCTGAAGCTGACAGAGGAGGTAGAGAGTGGTGCTGACGAAGAGGAGAGTATATTGCAAGAGCACAG GGATTTTGTCCAGAAGTTTTCCATTATTCCCAACGCCATTCCCGATCTGCATCCAGGAGAGGAGATCTTCACGCTGTCAAATTTCGGGAAGCTCTTCAACCAGCACAGCCTGGACCTCAGGAAATGTGGAGTGATTCTGCAGAATGACACCCAGAAAATCTTTATGCA AGTCGGGCCTGATGAGCAGACCTTCCTCATCAGCCTGGGCCTGTTGTCAACGGCCTACCACACTGTGCCCTGCCACCCCACCATGTCTAGATGGCTGTTCAAG ATGATGTCTGTCCATCCAGACAGGAGGATTTCTACACAGATCCTTTGTGGGATGAAGGACATAGCTGTTCATGCTGCTTGTCAGATAG TGGAAAGGAAAAGCCGAAGGTTCCTAGTCTGGACACCCTCCATTCAGGACGTGCTGATGGTCTTCCTCAACATGGGAGCCTCCTTCGCCAGTCTCTTCCCCCTGGAGACCCTGCAGCCCAACTTCTCTGAGGGGGACCTTAT ACCTGAGGTGAAAACCAGGACAAAAGATTTGGCAAATGGCAAGGAACACTGTCTGAACTTCTTTCCAGAGCACAACTTTGTTAATGTAATCAAG TACCTGGTGGTGTGCACATCGCTGTGCCCTAAGGCCTACAGTGACCGggagctgctgctgctactgTCTGTAGTGTGTAGGGTGAGCCTGGAGAAACAGCTCTGCCTGCTCCCCGTGAAGAACGTGAGCTGTCTACTGCACTACCTGCTCAAGAACATGAGGGACTGGGACACTCAG ttaccTCAGGTTTGTCTGACTGTGACTGACCTAGCGCACCACCACCACAACCTGCGCAGGCTGGTCCATATTCTGCCTGATAGTAGGCGTGGCAA GCTACTCAGGAAGCATTTAAGCCTATCTGTCATCTCTAAGATTTTGAACAACAGATGCACATACGAGCCCAAAAATGCCGAGCTACAG CTGTCAGAGCTGCGCCCTTTCTTGTCCCGGATGAAGCCCTCATCTTTGTCCAGAAACATTGCAGCCGAGAAGAGGAGGGAGGCTGTGGGGGAGGGGGACCAGGTTGAGGCCGAGAGCTCAGCAGGCATTGACCAGCAG GCCTATTACCTCTGCAGCAGCCTGCTGGCCTTAACAAATGAAGTGTCTAATTATGATTCCATTCCTCCTGAACAGAGG GATCAGCTGCGGATCCTGTCCGCTGAACTGGACAAACACATCAAGTGTGATATCAGGGAGAGTGATAAGCTCCTGTACAGGAGCAAG GTAAAGGACTTTGTTGCTCGGATCTACACAAGGTGGCAAGTTCTCCTTCAGAAATCCAGACCTCAGCAG GGCAAGCTGTATGACTACTGGGAGCCTCCACCAGAGGATGCCGTGCCACACAGTAtcgaggaagaggaagagcagAAAGAGCTGCTCACCACAAAAGACTCACCGCAGATGGGACTGGAGGAAGCTGGTGCAAGCCCTGTGGAGGTCGAGAGGTCTCTTCCCTCATGCGGACTTGATCATTTCTTCTAA